A single genomic interval of Chryseobacterium paludis harbors:
- a CDS encoding HRDC domain-containing protein, whose protein sequence is MMKVKVFKIRLPEEYLYKDQQVLDDFLGNHDVIKSETAFVHDENYWSVVLYFEESKVVLSAVKEPKIVKYAAESDVLNPDEEKILDALKLWRSEKAREQNLPIYFIASNKELVSVAKYKPAKKAELLDIKGFGKHKIENYGEEILEILESI, encoded by the coding sequence ATGATGAAGGTAAAAGTTTTTAAAATAAGATTGCCTGAAGAATATCTGTACAAAGATCAACAGGTATTAGATGATTTTCTTGGAAATCATGACGTTATCAAGTCGGAAACAGCTTTTGTACATGATGAAAATTATTGGTCGGTTGTTTTGTATTTTGAAGAATCGAAAGTTGTTTTATCCGCTGTTAAAGAACCGAAAATTGTAAAATATGCAGCCGAAAGTGATGTGTTGAATCCAGATGAAGAAAAGATATTAGATGCATTAAAACTGTGGAGATCTGAGAAAGCCAGAGAACAAAATCTCCCGATCTATTTTATAGCCAGTAATAAGGAGTTGGTATCAGTAGCTAAATATAAACCTGCCAAAAAAGCTGAGCTATTGGATATTAAGGGTTTTGGAAAACACAAGATAGAAAACTATGGTGAAGAAATTTTAGAAATCCTGGAAAGTATTTGA